A stretch of DNA from Pseudonocardia hierapolitana:
GTCGAGGCGCGCGAGCAGGTCGGCCGGGTCGTCGGTCTGCAGGGCGTACGCGCGCAGGGCCGTGCGGAGCCGTCCCATCGCGACGGCGGCCTGAATGCCGCGACCGGCCACGTCGCCGACGACGACGAAGACGTGCCCCGACGGAACGTCGAAGACGTCGTACCAGTCGCCCCCGACCTGTCCTCCGCCGCCGGGTGCGTACCGGGAAGCGAACTCCATGCCCGGCACGGCAGGCAGCTTCGCGGGCAGGAGGCTGCGCTGGAGCGTCGCGGCGGCAGCCCGCGACACCTGGATCTGCCTCGCCTGGGTGGCGAGCGCCACGCGATCGGCCGCGAGCTGGAGGAGCTCGGTCTCCTCGGGCGTGAAGAGCCGGGTGGTCAGGCTTCCGACGTGCAGGACACCGATCGCCTCGCCGCCGGACATCAGTGGAACACCGAGGAGGGAGCGGATCCCCTTGTCGCGCAGGATCGGGTTGAGGACGTTCGAGTGGTCGACCGCCTCGAGGATGACCGGCGCCTTCAGCGCGGCGATCCGCCCGGCGAACCCCCTCCCGAGTGGGATCCGGACGCCCTGGCGCACCTCCTCCTCGATGCCACGGGCCGCCGTCGCGACGAGGTACTGCCCGGACGGGTCCAGCAGGAGCACCGCCGCGGTGTCCACCTCGAGGAGATCACGCACCCGGTCGAGCAGCTCGGCGAGCAGCTCCTCGACCCCGAGATGTCCGAGCGCCGTATCCGTGATCGCCTCGATGCGACGGAGTCGCTCGCGCGGCAGCTCGACGTCCGTCGCCATGGAGGGAGACTAGCCGCACGCCGCACGATCGGGGCTGCCGCGGCCCTGCCGGTAGCGGACGGTCACGCAGCCGCCTCGACGCCCACTCCCGGGCAGCGCAGGCTCAGACCTGCCCCTTGACCTCCTCGTAGCCGACCTTGCCCGGCGCCTCGCTCGGCGTGTAGATCACGCGGATCACGCCCGTCGGGTACGCCTCGGTCAACCTGACCTTCAGGTGATAGGGCGCGTCGCCGTCGTCGAAGAGCCTGCGGCCCTTGCGCGCCGCAACCGGGTGCACCAGCAGACGGAGCTCGTCGACCAGCCCGGCGGCGAGCAGCTGCTGCACGACGGAGATCGAGCCCGGGATGAGGATGCCCTTGACCCCCGCATCCGCCTTGAGCGCGGCGACGGCCTCGACGAGATCGCCCTCGATCAGTTCGGAGTTGCGCCACGAGAACTCCAGCGACTGGCGCGAGACGACGACCTTGCGCGTGTCCCCGAGCCGCTCGGCGAACTCCGCGTCCTCCCCGCCCGCGGTCTCCCGGTCGGGCCATGCCCCGGCGAAGCTGTCGTAGGTCTCGCGGCCGATGAGCAGCACGTCGGCGGTGTCGTAGTCCTCGACGACCGCGCGGCCCATGTTCTCGTCGAAGTAGGGGAAGTGCCAGTCGGGGTCGATCTCGGCGACGCCGTCGGCCGAGATGAACAGTGTCGAGACAACCTTCGCCATCGTGGTGCTCCCTTCGCATCGGATGTGCCGGAAGGTAGACCGGGCCGGGGTCGAAACCTCATCGCACCCGTTCGGACGGATCACGGGGTAGATCGGCGCAGGTGGGCGGCGGGGCCCGTACCGTCGGCCCATGTCACCGACACGTGGCATGGGACGCGGATCGCCGATCAGCTGTGACCTGCAGGTCTCGCTCACCGTCGAGCAGGACCCCGAAGGCACCGTCACCGCCCGCCTCGTCGCGGACGAGCAGGACGGGCTGCTCGTCGAGGTCGAGTTCACCGGTGACGAGCTCGCGCTGCTGCTCGCGGGCGAGACGATCGCCGTGCCGGCGCTGGTGAGCGGCCCCGAGCAACCGGACACCGAGCAGCCGGACACCGAGCAGCCGGACACCGAGCAGCCGGACACCGAGCAGCCGGACACCGATGAGCCGGTGATCGAACCGGACGTCGTCGTGCCCGAGTCGGCAC
This window harbors:
- a CDS encoding dihydrofolate reductase family protein, whose product is MAKVVSTLFISADGVAEIDPDWHFPYFDENMGRAVVEDYDTADVLLIGRETYDSFAGAWPDRETAGGEDAEFAERLGDTRKVVVSRQSLEFSWRNSELIEGDLVEAVAALKADAGVKGILIPGSISVVQQLLAAGLVDELRLLVHPVAARKGRRLFDDGDAPYHLKVRLTEAYPTGVIRVIYTPSEAPGKVGYEEVKGQV
- a CDS encoding PP2C family protein-serine/threonine phosphatase — translated: MATDVELPRERLRRIEAITDTALGHLGVEELLAELLDRVRDLLEVDTAAVLLLDPSGQYLVATAARGIEEEVRQGVRIPLGRGFAGRIAALKAPVILEAVDHSNVLNPILRDKGIRSLLGVPLMSGGEAIGVLHVGSLTTRLFTPEETELLQLAADRVALATQARQIQVSRAAAATLQRSLLPAKLPAVPGMEFASRYAPGGGGQVGGDWYDVFDVPSGHVFVVVGDVAGRGIQAAVAMGRLRTALRAYALQTDDPADLLARLDAHVRHFEHGIMATVLCAVLSPSSDCLVASCAGHPPPVTTPPDAPARVVDLPPDLPLGVDPTRPRRATPIPLPAGHALFLYTDGLIERRGFSPDVGIRRLCAALSPGPADAICGKVMFELLGAEPAADDVAVLMVSRLLVDGAGLSMPT